In one window of Macaca thibetana thibetana isolate TM-01 chromosome 5, ASM2454274v1, whole genome shotgun sequence DNA:
- the LOC126954814 gene encoding 60S ribosomal protein L39-like translates to MSSHKTFRIKQFLAKKQKQNRPIPQWIWMKTGNKIRYNSKRRHWRRTKLGL, encoded by the coding sequence ATGTCTTCTCACAAGACTTTCAGGATTAAGCAATTCCTggccaagaaacaaaagcaaaatcgtCCCATTCCCCAGTGGATTTggatgaaaactggaaataaaatcagGTACAACTCCAAAAGGAGACATTGGAGAAGAACCAAGCTAGGTCTGTAA